One region of Mucilaginibacter gotjawali genomic DNA includes:
- a CDS encoding MFS transporter, translating to MSEETDSPVIKDSFAALRYKDFRSYLGMRFFFTFAYQMQAVVIGFYIYQATHSKLALGLIGLCEAVPAIGIALYGGYVADKSEKRKMLLIISSLVFISSLVMFAVTMDKMSPHIHKGWIVPVIYGMIFLNGLARAFYGPATFTVYANSIPKELYPNGSSWSSSSWQIAAILGPATGGLIYGFVGITAAFAVILAFLLISILLIYLLRSYPPVFAPKESIWISLREGIHFVFNSKILIWAMSLDLFSVFFGGAVALLPVFANDILKVGSQGLGIMRATSSLGAVLTMLAMARYSPMGKPWRNLLIAVTGFGLSIICFGLSRSFYLSLFFLFTEGAFDSISVIIRGTIMQLLTPDHMRGRVSAVNFMFIGSSNEIGAFESGAAATLLGTIPSVIFGGSMTLLIVTITYLKTKKLVPLSLDQIQTPDLS from the coding sequence GTGTCAGAAGAAACAGATAGTCCGGTCATAAAAGATTCCTTTGCCGCCCTGCGCTATAAAGATTTCCGCTCCTACCTGGGTATGCGGTTTTTCTTTACGTTTGCTTACCAGATGCAGGCGGTAGTCATTGGCTTTTACATTTACCAGGCAACACACAGTAAGCTTGCATTAGGTTTGATAGGCCTGTGCGAGGCTGTACCCGCCATTGGGATTGCGCTTTATGGAGGATATGTCGCAGATAAATCTGAGAAAAGAAAAATGCTTTTGATTATATCGTCCCTTGTGTTTATCTCTTCACTGGTGATGTTTGCTGTTACCATGGATAAAATGAGCCCGCATATCCACAAAGGATGGATCGTCCCGGTTATTTATGGCATGATATTTTTGAACGGCCTGGCGCGGGCCTTTTATGGCCCGGCTACTTTTACGGTATATGCCAATAGCATTCCAAAAGAGCTTTATCCCAACGGAAGTTCATGGAGCAGTTCAAGCTGGCAAATTGCCGCTATTCTCGGCCCTGCAACCGGTGGTTTGATTTATGGGTTCGTGGGCATCACCGCTGCTTTTGCAGTTATATTGGCTTTTCTTTTAATTTCTATCCTGTTGATTTACCTGTTGCGCTCATATCCACCTGTATTTGCACCAAAAGAGAGTATATGGATAAGTTTAAGAGAGGGGATACATTTTGTATTTAACAGCAAAATATTGATCTGGGCGATGAGCCTCGACCTTTTTTCAGTATTTTTTGGCGGAGCAGTAGCATTGTTGCCCGTGTTTGCTAATGATATTTTGAAAGTTGGCTCCCAGGGTTTAGGAATTATGAGGGCCACATCATCACTTGGGGCTGTATTAACAATGCTGGCCATGGCACGCTATTCGCCAATGGGCAAACCCTGGCGAAATTTGCTGATTGCTGTAACAGGTTTTGGCTTATCCATCATCTGCTTTGGGCTGTCGCGCAGCTTTTATTTATCCCTGTTTTTCCTGTTTACCGAAGGCGCATTTGATAGCATCAGCGTAATTATCCGCGGCACAATTATGCAGCTTTTAACCCCCGACCATATGCGCGGCCGTGTTTCGGCCGTAAATTTTATGTTTATAGGCTCATCAAATGAAATCGGGGCTTTTGAATCAGGCGCAGCGGCAACACTTTTAGGCACAATTCCTTCAGTAATATTCGGCGGCAGCATGACATTGCTCATCGTAACCATTACTTACCTCAAAACCAAAAAATTGGTTCCCCTTTCCCTCGACCAGATCCAAACCCCTGACTTGAGTTAA